In the genome of Populus trichocarpa isolate Nisqually-1 chromosome 6, P.trichocarpa_v4.1, whole genome shotgun sequence, one region contains:
- the LOC18099871 gene encoding FT-interacting protein 3, protein MMQKPPQDDFLLKETNPHLGGGRITGDKLTSTYDLVEQMQYLYVRVVKAKDLPAKDVTGSCDPYVEVKLGNYKGTTRHFEKKTNPEWNQVFAFSKERIQASMLEVTVKDKDLVKDDFIGRVLFDMNEIPKRVPPDSPLAPQWYRLEDRKGDKFKGELMLAVWMGTQADEAFPEAWHSDAATVSGTDSLANIRSKVYLSPKLWYLRVNVIEAQDLVPSDQGRYPEVYVKAILGNQVLRTRVSPSRSINPMWNEDLMFVASEPFEEPLILSVEDRIAPNKDEVLGRCAIPMHHVDRRLDHNPVNTRWFNLEKHVIVEGEKKKEIKFASRIHMRICLEGGYHVLDESTHYSSDLRPTAKQLWKHSIGVLELGILNAQGLMPMKPKDGRGTTDAYCVAKYGQKWVRTRTIIDSFTPKWNEQYTWEVFDPCTVITIGVFDNCHLHGGDKPGGSRDSRIGKVRIRLSTLETDRVYTHSYPLLVLHRNGVKKMGEIHLAVRFTCSSLLNMMHMYSHPLLPKMHYIHPLTVSQLDSLRHQATVIVSVRLSRSEPPLRKEIVEYMLDVGSHMWSMRRSKANFFRIMNVFGGLIALGKWFDQICNWKNPITTVLIHILFIILVLYPELILPTIFLYLFLIGVWHYRRRSRHPPHMDTRLSHAESAHPDELDEEFDTFPTSQSADIVRMRYDRLRSIAGRIQTVVGDLATQGERLQSLLSWRDPRATALFVLFCLIAAIVLYITPFQVVAVLIGLYVLRHPRFRHKLPSVPLNFFRRLPARTDSML, encoded by the coding sequence ATGATGCAGAAGCCACCGCAGGATGATTTTCTATTGAAAGAGACCAATCCCCATCTTGGAGGGGGAAGGATCACTGGCGACAAGCTTACGAGCACCTATGATCTTGTGGAGCAGATGCAGTATCTTTATGTCCGGGTCGTTAAGGCCAAGGACTTGCCTGCGAAGGATgttacaggtagttgtgatccTTACGTGGAAGTTAAACTTGGAAACTATAAGGGCACTACTCGGCATTTTGAGAAGAAGACGAACCCGGAGTGGAACCAGGTGTTTGCATTTTCAAAGGAGCGGATTCAGGCGTCGATGCTTGAGGTTACTGTTAAGGATAAGGATCTTGTGAAGGATGATTTCATTGGCCGGGTTTTATTTGATATGAATGAGATACCAAAGCGTGTTCCTCCTGATAGTCCTCTGGCACCACAGTGGTATCGGTTGGAGGATAGGAAAGGAGATAAATTTAAGGGGGAATTGATGCTAGCGGTATGGATGGGAACACAGGCAGATGAAGCTTTTCCAGAAGCATGGCATTCAGATGCTGCTACTGTTAGTGGAACAGATAGTCTTGCTAATATTCGGTCCAAGGTATATCTCTCCCCAAAATTATGGTATTTGAGGGTCAATGTGATTGAAGCACAGGACCTGGTACCGAGTGATCAAGGCAGGTATCCAGAAGTATATGTTAAAGCTATCCTGGGAAATCAAGTCCTGAGAACAAGAGTTTCTCCTAGCAGGAGTATTAATCCTATGTGGAATGAGGACCTTATGTTTGTGGCATCAGAACCTTTTGAGGAGCCCTTGATTTTGAGTGTGGAAGATAGAATTGCGCCCAACAAGGATGAAGTGTTGGGGAGATGTGCAATTCCAATGCATCATGTAGACAGAAGGTTGGACCATAACCCTGTGAACACTAGGTGGTTTAATCTGGAGAAACATGTTATTGTAGAaggggaaaagaagaaagaaataaagtttgCCAGCAGGATTCACATGAGGATCTGCTTGGAGGGTGGTTATCATGTTCTGGATGAATCAACACACTATAGTAGTGATCTTCGTCCGACAGCTAAACAGCTGTGGAAGCACAGCATAGGGGTACTTGAATTGGGTATTCTCAATGCTCAGGGATTGATGCCCATGAAACCAAAGGATGGTCGGGGAACAACTGATGCATACTGTGTGGCAAAATATGGACAGAAGTGGGTTCGAACCAGAACCATCATTGACAGTTTCACGCCCAAGTGGAACGAGCAATATACTTGGGAGGTTTTCGATCCCTGTACTGTCATAACAATTGGGGTCTTTGATAATTGTCATTTGCATGGAGGGGACAAGCCCGGTGGGTCAAGGGATTCAAGGATCGGAAAGGTGCGAATCCGTCTTTCCACACTTGAAACTGACAGGGTTTACACACACTCCTATCCACTGTTGGTCCTGCATCGTAATGGTGTCAAAAAGATGGGAGAAATTCATTTGGCGGTTCGTTTTACATGCTCATCATTGCTCAATATGATGCACATGTACTCACATCCTTTGCTGCCAAAGATGCACTATATCCATCCACTGACTGTCAGCCAGCTAGATAGCTTGAGGCATCAGGCCACTGTGATTGTGTCAGTGAGGCTGAGCCGGTCAGAGCCACCATTAAGAAAGGAGATTGTTGAATATATGCTGGATGTGGGGTCTCACATGTGGAGTATGAGAAGAAGTAAAGCCAACTTTTTCAGAATCATGAACGTTTTCGGTGGGCTAATTGCTCTAGGGAAATGGTTTGATCAGATATGCAATTGGAAAAACCCAATCACCACTGTGCTGATTCACATTTTGTTTATAATCCTAGTCCTCTATCCAGAACTTATCTTGCCCACAATCTTCCTGTATCTCTTCCTGATTGGTGTCTGGCATTATAGACGGAGGTCAAGGCATCCTCCTCACATGGACACTCGTCTCTCTCATGCGGAGTCTGCTCATCCCGATGAATTGGATGAGGAATTTGACACGTTCCCAACTTCTCAGTCTGCTGATATTGTAAGGATGAGATATGATCGTTTGAGAAGTATTGCAGGGAGGATTCAGACTGTTGTTGGTGATTTAGCTACTCAAGGGGAGAGGCTGCAATCTTTACTGAGCTGGCGAGACCCAAGGGCCACAGCTCTGTTTGTGCTCTTTTGTCTGATTGCTGCCATTGTTCTATATATTACTCCTTTCCAAGTTGTGGCAGTTCTCATTGGATTGTATGTGCTGAGACATCCCAGGTTCCGCCACAAACTTCCTTCAGTTCCACTCAATTTCTTCCGGCGGTTGCCAGCAAGAACCGATTCCATGCTGTGA
- the LOC18099873 gene encoding uncharacterized protein LOC18099873 produces the protein MTTEITSTPDPNTNPAPTPTPTPTPTPTPNPNPSSLIHPRREPFEHGLLPIPKLIFPDPTPTLIQLKQQLSTHNRVNSSLLAESLQISTDHARLILDTLASVLHSDSDPLVKARPDEVDSAGADLRDLILFLYIQSYKKLLPRTHKDAASVADVWPSTSAFDGYLSALSPLQLVRSNNRRFMPSQADEEAHQLSYLQKHMANILSLLAEPVEGEGEGEGEGEESLVLSMEGFEHLGFLLQFGDKGSEVVTLSQAAPFFANSDPDMPAVPAPATQVHDWISQNISSALEHITERISAKENGPANSSDSDVAMTDACTSSIKTPPSARGSCFIEGISKSSFVKQPSDLKGSSSVKVLNCHDSILYILAPLRYATIYGCSDATIVLGAVGKAVRIEHCERVHVITAAKRVCIANCRECVFFLGVNQRPLIVGDNHKLQVAPYNTFYSELEEHMADVGIDATINKWDETLALGVVDPHDSLSHPAGVSDFQAEPAARVDPDQFTNFLIPNWFGAESPGSTKDNPFQLPEAYMASQQRNQKNLGETKKLLREAPLEENQKRELSSALHLLFKDWLYASGNVRQLYCLQGD, from the exons ATGACAACAGAGATAACGTCCACGCCCGACCCGAATACAAATCCTGCTCCAACTCCAACTCCAACTCCGACTCCAACTCCAACTCCAAACCCGAATCCAAGCTCCCTAATCCACCCACGCCGGGAGCCATTCGAGCACGGACTCTTACCGATCCCCAAACTAATCTTCCCTGACCCGACCCCAACCCTAATACAGCTCAAACAACAGCTCTCTACTCACAACCGAGTCAACTCTTCCTTACTCGCTGAGTCTCTCCAGATCTCCACCGACCACGCGAGGCTGATACTCGACACGCTCGCTTCGGTTCTGCACTCTGATTCCGACCCGCTTGTGAAAGCCCGGCCCGATGAGGTTGATTCGGCTGGTGCCGATCTGCGTGATCTGATATTGTTTCTATATATTCAGTCTTACAAGAAATTGTTGCCGAGAACGCATAAAGATGCCGCTTCTGTTGCTGATGTTTGGCCGTCGACTTCAGCTTTTGATGGTTACCTGTCGGCTTTATCGCCGCTTCAG CTTGTGCGTAGCAACAACCGCCGGTTTATGCCATCGCAGGCAGATGAAGAGGCTCATCAGTTGTCCTACCTACAAAAGCACATGGCTaacattctctctcttttggcAGAGCCTGtggaaggagaaggggaaggcgaaggagaaggagaagagtcTCTG GTTTTATCCATGGAAGGATTCGAGCACCTTggatttcttcttcaatttggtgACAAAGGATCTGAAGTAGTTACCTTAAGCCAAGCTGCCCCATTTTTTGCCAATTCAGATCCTGACATGCCTGCCGTTCCTGCTCCTGCTACACAAGTCCATGATTGGATTTCACAGAATATATCATCTGCTTTGGAACATATTACTGAAAGAATTTCTGCCAAAGAAAATGGGCCAGCCAATTCATCTGATTCTGATGTAGCCATGACTGATGCCTGTACAAGTTCTATCAAGACCCCACCTAGTGCTAGGGGTTCATGTTTTATCGAGGGGATCTCTAAGTCATCATTTGTAAAGCAACCATCAGATCTTAAAGGTTCTTCTTCTGTAAAG GTTCTGAATTGTCATGATTCCATCCTTTACATCTTAGCACCTCTGAGATATGCTACCATTTATGGATGCTCTGATGCTACTATAGTCCTTGGAGCTGTTGGCAAG GCTGTAAGGATTGAACATTGTGAGCGAGTTCATGTTATTACAGCAGCTAAACGAGTCTGCATTGCCAATTGTCGCGAGTGTGTGTTCTTTCTTGGGGTAAATCAACGACCACTAATTGTTGGTGATAACCATAAGCTACAG GTGGCACCATATAATACATTTTATTCAGAGTTGGAGGAGCACATGGCTGATGTAGGCATTGACGCAACCATCAACAAATGGGATGAAACTTTGGCCTTGGGAGTGGTTGATCCCCATGATTCATTATCCCACCCTGCTGGTGTCTCTGATTTTCAAGCTGAACCAGCTGCACGGGTAGACCCTGACCAATTCACAAACTTTCTG ATTCCCAATTGGTTTGGAGCTGAATCCCCAGGGTCAACGAAAGACAACCCATTTCAATTACCCGAGGCTTACATGGCATCTCAGCAGAGAAAT CAAAAGAATTTGGGAGAGACAAAGAAATTATTGAGGGAAGCTCCTcttgaagaaaatcaaaagcgAGAATTGTCAAGTGCACTCCACCTGTTATTTAAAGACTGGTTATATG CTTCAGGAAATGTCAGACAGCTTTACTGCCTACAAGGTGATTGA
- the LOC18099874 gene encoding rhodanese-like domain-containing protein 9, chloroplastic — translation MAGIATCALTLSSRSNFGTSWLEFDTHHRRTIRGKPKRWRNFGIRAEVNFVNPDEAKKLVTDEGYAVLDVRDKTQYERAHIKSCYHVPLFIQNQDNDFGTIIKRTVHNNFSGLFFGLPFTKLNDKFVDSVQSQLSPQSKLLIVCQEGLRSTAAATKLEAAGFKNVACVTSGLQSVKPGTFDSEGSTELQDAGKAGLITIQGKISAVLGTVLVCAYLFITFFPEQAEKLLQLAPSS, via the exons ATGGCTGGAATTGCTACTTGTGCTTTAACTCTCTCCTCAAGAAG TAATTTCGGGACATCTTGGTTGGAATTTGACACTCATCATAGAAGAACCATCCGGGGAAAACCAAAACGTTGGAGAAATTTTGGAATTAGAGCAGAAGTGAATTTTGTGAATCCAGATGAAGCAAAGAAACTTGTAACGGATGAGGGATATGCTGTGCTTGACGTACGAGACAAAACTCAATATGAACGAGCTCATATAAAATCATGCTATCATGTTCCTCTATTTATCCAGAATCAAGACAATGACTTTG gcacaataataaaaagaactgTGCACAACAATTTCTCTGGTTTGTTCTTCGGCTTGCCATTTACTAAGCTCAATGATAAATTTGTGGACTCTGTGCAGAGTCAGCTTTCACCTCAAAGTAAACTGTTAATTGTATGTCAGGAAGGATTAAG GTCTACGGCTGCAGCCACCAAATTAGAGGCAGCTGGTTTCAAGAATGTAGCATGTGTGACATCAGGGCTTCAATCTGTAAAACCAG gAACATTTGATTCTGAAGGTTCTACTGAGTTGCAAGATGCTGGCAAAGCTGGTTTGATCACAATTCAAGGCAAGATCTCAGCAGTACTTGGAACTGTACTTGTCT GTGCATATCTGTTCATCACCTTCTTCCCAGAGCAAGCAGAAAAGCTGCTTCAACTAGCCCCGTCGAGCTAG